The following proteins are encoded in a genomic region of Oceanisphaera profunda:
- the pstB gene encoding phosphate ABC transporter ATP-binding protein PstB — translation MMNIAMPNSQHMSQQQNISLAPQGLSAEQKALEIRNLNLFYGGKQALFDVNMNIAKGQVTAFIGPSGCGKSTLLRCINRMNDLVDHCRIEGEILLHEQNIYHKSVDVAALRRRVGMVFQRPNPFPKTIYENVVYGLRLQGINDRRRLDDAVERSLRGAALWDEAKDRLHENAFGLSGGQQQRLVIARAIAIEPEVLLLDEPTSALDPISTLVIEELIHTLKDQFTVVIVTHNMQQAARVSDNTAFMYMGELIEYTDTNTLFTTPAKKKTEDYITGRYG, via the coding sequence ATGATGAACATCGCCATGCCTAACAGTCAGCACATGAGTCAACAGCAGAATATATCGCTAGCACCGCAGGGCTTGAGTGCGGAGCAAAAAGCATTGGAAATACGTAACCTGAATTTATTCTATGGTGGGAAGCAGGCGTTATTTGACGTCAATATGAACATTGCCAAAGGTCAGGTCACGGCCTTTATCGGGCCTTCGGGCTGTGGTAAGTCAACCTTGCTGCGGTGTATTAATCGCATGAACGATTTAGTAGATCATTGCCGCATAGAAGGCGAGATCCTGTTACACGAGCAAAATATCTACCACAAAAGTGTGGATGTGGCGGCTTTGCGCCGTCGGGTGGGCATGGTGTTTCAGCGGCCCAACCCTTTCCCGAAGACCATTTATGAAAATGTGGTGTACGGTTTGCGCCTGCAAGGGATCAACGACCGCCGCCGACTGGATGATGCGGTGGAGCGATCGCTGCGCGGTGCGGCATTGTGGGATGAGGCTAAAGATAGATTGCATGAAAATGCCTTTGGCCTGTCTGGCGGTCAGCAACAGCGTTTGGTGATAGCGCGCGCCATTGCTATCGAGCCTGAAGTGTTATTACTCGATGAGCCTACTTCGGCCTTGGATCCGATTTCGACCTTGGTGATTGAAGAGTTGATCCACACCTTAAAAGATCAGTTTACGGTGGTCATCGTCACCCACAATATGCAACAAGCGGCGCGGGTGTCTGACAACACGGCGTTTATGTATATGGGGGAGCTGATTGAATACACAGACACCAATACCTTGTTTACCACGCCGGCTAAAAAGAAGACCGAAGACTACATTACCGGTCGCTACGGTTAA
- the pstA gene encoding phosphate ABC transporter permease PstA: MNKWFKSGAPWIWMTGGAVSVSLVAVLGLLLLIGWRGLTFFWPHSIYEWQVSTPAGEQYTVIGEIHDREQVSLAQLRGAGLAMEGVTAETLTRFLIKTGNREFVPLDFRWLLETNIASRAQPADLVVLERSNNGNFYGYLEQVRQGDNAVSGDLREQLNSRLERVQKLNREMKSLQRGDIGSISYQLEQLRLKQRRLELEGTATESALAEIRSQEQQLRADYQVLEKQLFALRTEAQRDNIVVRDMRGESVTLSLGSVLDATWPNDMGTLAKALHWFSQIGKFVSGEPREANTEGGVFPAIFGTVFMVILMAIIVTPLGVVAAIYLHEYAGKNNLTKMIRIAVINLAGVPSIVYGVFGLGFFVYMVGGSLDQLFYPESLPTPTFGSPGVLWSALTLAILTLPVVIVSTEEGLSRIPSSVRQGSLALGATKAETLWRIVIPMASPAIMTGLILAIARAAGEVAPLMLVGVVKLAPNLPVDGNFPFLHVERKFMHLGFHIYDVGFQSPNVEAARPLVYATSFLLVTVIVGLNLTAIGIRNHLREKFRSLDQ; the protein is encoded by the coding sequence ATGAATAAATGGTTTAAATCGGGCGCGCCTTGGATCTGGATGACCGGCGGTGCCGTGAGCGTCAGTTTGGTGGCGGTATTGGGTTTATTACTGCTGATTGGCTGGCGCGGGCTGACCTTTTTCTGGCCGCACAGTATCTATGAGTGGCAGGTGAGTACGCCGGCAGGCGAGCAGTACACGGTGATTGGTGAAATTCATGATCGCGAGCAAGTGTCACTGGCGCAGCTGCGTGGTGCTGGTTTGGCCATGGAAGGGGTGACGGCTGAGACCTTAACGCGTTTTTTAATTAAAACCGGTAACCGGGAGTTTGTACCGCTAGATTTTCGCTGGTTACTGGAAACCAATATTGCGTCTCGGGCGCAGCCCGCTGATTTAGTGGTGTTAGAGCGCTCAAATAACGGCAACTTTTACGGGTATCTGGAGCAGGTGCGCCAAGGTGACAATGCGGTAAGTGGTGACTTGCGTGAGCAGTTGAATAGCCGCTTGGAGCGGGTACAGAAACTTAACCGTGAGATGAAATCCTTACAAAGAGGCGATATTGGCAGCATTAGCTATCAGCTTGAACAGCTCCGCCTAAAGCAGCGCCGCTTAGAGCTCGAAGGAACGGCCACAGAGAGCGCCTTGGCAGAAATTCGCAGTCAGGAGCAGCAGCTTAGAGCCGATTATCAAGTGTTAGAGAAGCAGTTATTTGCACTGCGCACCGAGGCGCAGCGCGATAATATTGTGGTGCGTGATATGCGCGGCGAGTCGGTCACCTTGTCGTTGGGTAGCGTATTGGATGCCACTTGGCCCAATGACATGGGCACCCTGGCCAAGGCACTGCACTGGTTCTCACAAATAGGTAAGTTTGTGAGCGGTGAGCCGCGTGAAGCCAACACCGAAGGCGGCGTGTTTCCCGCCATCTTTGGCACCGTTTTTATGGTGATCTTGATGGCCATTATCGTCACGCCGCTGGGTGTGGTGGCGGCGATTTATCTGCACGAATATGCGGGCAAAAATAACCTGACCAAAATGATCCGCATCGCCGTGATCAACTTAGCTGGGGTGCCGTCCATCGTCTATGGCGTGTTTGGTTTGGGCTTCTTCGTGTATATGGTTGGCGGCTCGCTGGATCAGCTGTTTTATCCGGAATCCTTGCCTACGCCGACCTTTGGCTCGCCTGGGGTGTTGTGGTCCGCGTTAACGCTGGCGATTTTAACCTTGCCGGTGGTCATCGTCTCTACCGAAGAGGGCTTGTCGCGCATACCCAGCTCGGTACGCCAAGGCTCACTGGCCTTGGGCGCGACCAAAGCGGAAACCTTATGGCGCATCGTGATCCCCATGGCCAGCCCTGCGATTATGACCGGACTTATTTTGGCCATTGCCCGTGCGGCGGGAGAGGTCGCCCCCTTGATGCTAGTGGGAGTGGTAAAGCTGGCGCCGAACTTGCCGGTAGACGGTAACTTCCCTTTTCTACATGTAGAGCGAAAATTCATGCACTTGGGCTTTCATATCTACGACGTAGGCTTTCAAAGCCCGAACGTAGAGGCGGCACGGCCTTTGGTTTACGCCACTTCTTTCTTGTTGGTTACGGTAATAGTGGGGCTGAACTTGACGGCCATTGGCATTCGTAATCACCTGCGGGAAAAATTCCGCTCTCTCGATCAATAA
- a CDS encoding ABC transporter permease subunit encodes MSTQTQAQALALSGSRKRWLKDRIAQIGVTTGGILVLVTLLLIFLYLLYVVKPIFDSARVEPGAEFSLQEPGAGSGISRELGETVLLGVEEQNELVYRFNDQGDVDFYSLPQQGKRVHSLNIDREVTSVARSISHNMVAYGLIDGTIMVLTPKFNVSYPDNIRTIEPQVTFPFGEQPLVVDEAGQSLTQLSVASQGQDLLVAGITELGRGVLTRFAGKENFITGEVELNSTHVEIPGLPSDVDQLLLTPNLRFLFARSKNEVYVFDVRNLNKVALRNVLTMNAKGANITTLSLLSGGNSILVANDNGKISQWFEVARDGKREFIFIRDFATQGAVTQITSEINRKGFITTSSTGSLDIFHTTGGSRLFSAPLAESPVSALAMSPRNSMLLMQSGDTVSTFYVENEHPEVTWRALWTKVWYEGYPEPQYVWQSTSGSSDFESKLSLVPISFGTLKAAFYALLFAIPIAIAGAVYTAYFMSSGLRKVVKPTVEIMEALPTVILGFLAGLWLAPLIEGHLPGMVILLVMLPVSILVMAFAWHHLPKSLRNWVPEGWQCIILLPLVILVGWSSFALSPWVEDVLFGGDARGFLTNELGIGFDQRNSLVVGIAMGFAVIPTIFSIAEDAVFSVPRHLTNGSLALGATTWQTLTRVVMLTASPGIFSAVMMGLGRAVGETMIVLMATGNTPVMDLSIFSGMRTLAANIAVEMPEAEVNSSHYRVLFLAAFVLFIFTFMFNTVAEFVRQRLRDKYSSM; translated from the coding sequence ATGTCAACCCAAACTCAAGCCCAAGCCCTTGCTTTGTCGGGCAGTCGCAAGCGCTGGTTGAAAGACCGTATCGCGCAAATCGGCGTGACCACCGGCGGCATTTTGGTGCTGGTGACCTTATTATTGATTTTCTTATATCTGCTCTATGTGGTTAAACCCATTTTTGACAGTGCGCGGGTGGAGCCGGGTGCTGAGTTTAGCTTGCAAGAACCCGGTGCAGGCTCAGGCATTAGCCGTGAGTTGGGCGAGACGGTGTTGTTGGGGGTAGAAGAGCAAAATGAGTTGGTGTATCGCTTTAACGATCAAGGTGACGTCGACTTCTATTCTCTGCCGCAACAGGGTAAGCGCGTTCATAGCCTGAATATCGACCGCGAGGTGACCAGTGTTGCCCGCAGCATTAGTCATAATATGGTGGCCTATGGCCTGATTGACGGCACCATTATGGTGCTGACGCCTAAGTTTAATGTCAGTTATCCGGATAATATTCGCACCATTGAGCCGCAAGTAACCTTTCCGTTTGGCGAGCAACCCTTGGTGGTGGACGAGGCGGGGCAGAGCCTTACTCAGCTTAGTGTGGCCAGCCAAGGTCAAGACTTGCTGGTAGCCGGCATTACCGAGTTGGGGCGTGGCGTGCTGACGCGCTTTGCCGGTAAAGAAAACTTTATAACCGGTGAAGTGGAGCTCAACTCGACTCACGTCGAGATCCCTGGTTTGCCCAGTGACGTGGATCAGTTATTGCTAACGCCGAATCTGCGCTTCTTGTTTGCGCGCAGCAAAAACGAAGTGTATGTGTTTGATGTGCGTAATCTCAATAAAGTGGCGCTGCGCAACGTACTGACCATGAATGCCAAAGGCGCCAATATTACCACCTTAAGCCTATTGTCGGGCGGTAACTCGATTTTGGTGGCCAACGATAACGGTAAAATATCTCAGTGGTTTGAAGTGGCGCGTGACGGCAAGCGTGAGTTTATTTTTATTCGCGACTTTGCCACCCAAGGTGCAGTGACCCAAATTACTTCTGAGATAAATCGTAAAGGATTTATTACCACGTCCAGCACGGGCAGCTTAGATATTTTCCACACTACCGGTGGCTCGCGACTGTTTTCTGCTCCCTTAGCTGAGTCGCCGGTGTCTGCGCTGGCCATGTCGCCGCGCAACTCCATGTTGTTGATGCAAAGCGGCGACACTGTTTCCACCTTTTATGTGGAAAATGAACATCCCGAAGTCACCTGGCGCGCACTCTGGACCAAGGTGTGGTACGAAGGCTACCCAGAGCCTCAGTATGTGTGGCAGTCCACCTCGGGTAGCAGTGACTTTGAGTCTAAGTTGAGCTTGGTGCCTATCTCGTTTGGTACCCTGAAAGCGGCATTCTATGCGCTGTTGTTTGCCATCCCTATTGCCATTGCCGGTGCTGTGTACACCGCTTACTTTATGTCGTCGGGCCTGCGCAAAGTGGTCAAGCCGACGGTGGAGATCATGGAAGCCCTGCCAACGGTAATTTTGGGCTTTTTGGCCGGACTTTGGCTGGCGCCCTTAATTGAAGGTCATTTGCCGGGCATGGTGATCTTGCTGGTGATGTTACCGGTGTCGATTTTGGTAATGGCCTTTGCTTGGCATCACCTGCCTAAGTCTTTGCGCAATTGGGTGCCGGAAGGTTGGCAATGCATTATCTTGCTGCCGCTGGTGATCTTGGTTGGCTGGAGCTCTTTTGCCTTAAGCCCTTGGGTAGAAGACGTGTTGTTTGGCGGTGACGCCCGCGGCTTTTTGACTAACGAACTGGGCATAGGCTTTGATCAACGCAACTCTCTGGTGGTGGGTATCGCCATGGGCTTTGCGGTTATTCCCACCATCTTCTCCATTGCTGAAGATGCGGTATTTTCGGTACCCCGGCATTTAACTAACGGCTCTTTGGCGCTGGGTGCTACGACTTGGCAAACCCTGACCCGTGTGGTCATGCTGACCGCCAGTCCGGGTATTTTCTCCGCCGTGATGATGGGCTTAGGCCGAGCGGTGGGCGAAACCATGATAGTGCTGATGGCCACCGGCAACACTCCTGTGATGGATCTCAGTATCTTTAGCGGCATGCGCACCTTGGCGGCCAATATAGCGGTGGAAATGCCGGAGGCGGAAGTCAACAGCTCACATTACCGAGTGTTGTTCTTGGCCGCGTTCGTGCTGTTTATTTTCACTTTCATGTTTAACACGGTTGCTGAGTTTGTTCGCCAGCGACTGCGTGACAAATACAGTTCAATGTAG
- the tadA gene encoding tRNA adenosine(34) deaminase TadA produces the protein MNQHEQDQYWMGQAMRLAAKAEAQDEVPVGALVVYQGQCIAEGWNQSIGSHDATAHAEIMALRQAGLALGNYRLLDCTLYVTLEPCMMCAGAMVHSRIARLVYGAADAKTGAVDSNLQLLATPGLNHRISWQSGVLEQDCANQLSAFFKRRRAEHKAARLLTRAQQAGSSE, from the coding sequence ATGAACCAACACGAACAAGACCAATATTGGATGGGCCAAGCCATGCGCTTGGCGGCAAAAGCCGAAGCGCAAGACGAGGTGCCGGTGGGCGCCTTGGTGGTCTACCAAGGGCAATGCATCGCCGAGGGTTGGAACCAGTCTATTGGTAGCCACGATGCCACGGCCCATGCAGAGATTATGGCGCTGCGCCAAGCGGGACTGGCTTTAGGCAATTATCGGCTGTTGGACTGCACTTTATATGTGACGCTTGAGCCGTGCATGATGTGCGCAGGTGCCATGGTGCACAGTCGTATTGCACGATTAGTGTATGGCGCTGCGGATGCCAAAACCGGTGCCGTAGACTCGAATTTACAGCTGTTGGCCACGCCTGGCTTAAACCACAGAATCAGCTGGCAGTCGGGCGTGTTAGAGCAAGACTGTGCCAACCAACTGAGCGCTTTTTTTAAACGCCGCCGCGCCGAGCATAAAGCGGCGCGGCTTTTAACACGGGCTCAGCAGGCAGGAAGCTCTGAATAA
- a CDS encoding GNAT family N-acetyltransferase — MEIRKIRSGEAGSIWRLLHDTVHRINQADYSHDELVVWAPDEYDAPHWVSRFIRTHPIVATEGRELLGFAELAEDGRIDLFYVHHAHQGVGVGRALMQRLKAEAGARGLQQLYCEASITARPFFERVGFSFVEQRELERKGERVPVLLMESKI, encoded by the coding sequence ATGGAAATCAGAAAAATCCGCAGTGGTGAGGCCGGCAGCATTTGGCGTTTGCTCCACGATACCGTGCACCGCATTAATCAGGCGGATTACAGCCACGATGAACTCGTGGTGTGGGCGCCCGATGAATATGATGCGCCCCATTGGGTGAGTCGCTTTATTCGCACTCATCCTATCGTGGCCACCGAGGGCCGAGAGCTACTCGGCTTTGCCGAATTGGCCGAAGACGGGCGTATTGATTTATTTTACGTGCATCACGCCCATCAAGGTGTGGGTGTGGGGCGCGCTTTAATGCAGCGCCTTAAAGCCGAAGCGGGCGCCCGCGGCTTGCAACAGCTCTATTGTGAAGCCAGCATTACTGCTCGGCCTTTTTTTGAGCGCGTGGGCTTTAGCTTTGTCGAGCAAAGAGAGTTAGAGCGTAAAGGTGAGCGAGTGCCAGTATTGCTGATGGAAAGTAAAATATAA
- a CDS encoding PstS family phosphate ABC transporter substrate-binding protein, whose protein sequence is MKLNTLVTALGLTAALASANVLAAVDSKLADYEKVSGISGNLSSVGSDTLANMATLWGEAFTRHYPNVNIQIQAAGSSTAPAALTEGTAQFGPMSRGMKSNEVEAFEKRYGYKPTAVRVAIDALAVFVHKDNPIEGLSIDQVDAIFSSTLSCGSAEPITQWGKTGLSGDWAARDIQLYGRNSVSGTYGYFKDEALCKGDFKNNVNEQPGSASVVQSVSSSLNAIGYSGLGYSTSSVRAVPLAAAGTKDFVAANADNATSGDYPLSRFLYVYVNKHPNQPLGPMEAEFVKLMLSKQGQEIVNKDGYVPVPASVIAADLKKLGL, encoded by the coding sequence ATGAAACTGAATACTCTAGTAACAGCTCTTGGTTTAACGGCCGCTCTGGCATCAGCCAATGTACTGGCCGCCGTAGATAGCAAGTTAGCGGATTATGAAAAAGTAAGTGGTATTTCCGGCAACCTATCCTCGGTTGGCTCCGACACTTTGGCTAATATGGCCACGCTGTGGGGAGAAGCCTTCACTCGTCATTATCCGAACGTGAATATTCAGATCCAAGCCGCAGGTTCCTCTACCGCACCAGCCGCACTGACTGAAGGCACGGCTCAATTTGGGCCCATGAGCCGCGGCATGAAAAGCAATGAAGTAGAAGCCTTTGAAAAGCGTTATGGCTATAAGCCGACCGCCGTGCGCGTGGCGATTGATGCCTTGGCGGTATTTGTGCATAAAGATAACCCCATCGAAGGCTTAAGCATCGATCAGGTGGACGCTATTTTCTCCAGCACTTTAAGCTGTGGTAGTGCCGAGCCTATTACCCAGTGGGGAAAAACTGGACTAAGTGGCGATTGGGCTGCGCGTGACATTCAGCTTTACGGTCGTAACTCGGTATCCGGTACTTATGGCTACTTTAAAGATGAGGCGCTCTGTAAAGGCGACTTTAAAAATAACGTAAATGAGCAGCCAGGCTCGGCCTCGGTAGTGCAATCGGTGTCTTCGTCTTTGAATGCGATTGGCTACTCGGGCTTAGGCTACAGCACCTCAAGTGTGCGGGCCGTCCCTTTAGCGGCAGCGGGCACTAAAGATTTTGTCGCAGCCAATGCCGATAATGCCACCAGTGGCGATTATCCCTTGTCGCGCTTTTTATATGTTTACGTGAACAAGCACCCTAACCAGCCGCTAGGGCCAATGGAAGCCGAATTCGTGAAGCTGATGTTATCTAAGCAAGGGCAAGAAATCGTCAATAAAGACGGTTACGTACCCGTGCCAGCGAGCGTGATTGCAGCGGATTTGAAGAAATTAGGTTTATAA
- the phoR gene encoding phosphate regulon sensor histidine kinase PhoR, protein MQLSASNPGWWWRLLLYYGGFALLGLAFSEITLGLLGATVVHLLWHSRFQRKLAIWLWRDRSLIPPQGQGSWETIFNGLYRLQLRQRARRRELARLIRRFRQGAEALPDAAVVIGQDGGIIWCNKLAQQLLGFRWPDDASQHIGNLIRTPLFIAYLERGEFHDPLELPSPLREQTLLEFRIMSYVEDQLLLVVRDVTRLRSLEQVRKTFVANVSHELRTPLTVLKGYMEILEEPPEPAMWQKTRLVMLDQTLRMEALVKQLMTLNRIEAANSVASDQVVELPAILAMLKLEAQALSGEKGHEFCFEIDKQLLVLGDQEQLRSTVSNLVYNAIRHTAGNTRIVVEWRREGLQARFSVTDSGAGIAFEHLNRLTERFYRVDKARSRHTGGSGLGLAIVKHALAHHDSRLEISSQLGKGSCFSFTLPEHRVLEKKLKAES, encoded by the coding sequence ATGCAATTATCAGCATCTAACCCAGGTTGGTGGTGGCGGCTACTGCTTTATTACGGCGGTTTCGCGCTGCTGGGGCTGGCATTTTCAGAGATCACGCTCGGGCTATTGGGTGCCACAGTCGTGCATTTATTGTGGCACTCGCGGTTTCAACGCAAGCTCGCTATTTGGTTATGGCGGGATCGCAGTTTGATCCCGCCGCAAGGGCAGGGCAGTTGGGAGACGATTTTTAATGGCTTATATCGCTTACAGCTGCGCCAACGTGCGCGACGCCGAGAGCTGGCACGTTTGATTCGCCGTTTTCGCCAAGGTGCCGAGGCGCTGCCGGACGCGGCTGTGGTGATAGGTCAAGATGGCGGTATTATTTGGTGTAATAAGTTAGCCCAACAGCTGTTGGGCTTTCGGTGGCCCGATGATGCGAGCCAGCATATTGGTAACTTGATCCGTACTCCGCTGTTTATTGCTTATCTGGAGCGCGGCGAGTTTCACGATCCATTAGAGCTACCCTCACCACTGCGTGAACAAACGCTGCTGGAGTTTCGCATCATGAGCTATGTGGAAGATCAGCTATTGCTAGTGGTGCGAGACGTCACACGTTTGCGCAGTTTGGAGCAAGTGCGCAAAACCTTTGTGGCTAACGTTTCCCACGAATTGCGCACTCCCTTAACCGTACTCAAAGGCTACATGGAAATATTAGAAGAGCCGCCAGAGCCCGCTATGTGGCAAAAAACGCGCTTGGTGATGCTGGATCAAACCTTGCGTATGGAAGCGCTGGTTAAGCAATTGATGACCCTAAATCGCATTGAGGCTGCAAACTCAGTGGCCAGTGACCAAGTAGTGGAGCTGCCGGCCATATTGGCGATGCTAAAACTGGAAGCGCAGGCGCTCAGTGGCGAAAAAGGCCATGAATTTTGTTTTGAGATTGATAAGCAACTTTTGGTATTGGGCGATCAAGAGCAATTACGCAGTACTGTTTCTAACTTGGTGTATAACGCCATTCGCCACACTGCTGGCAATACGCGCATTGTGGTGGAATGGCGCCGCGAAGGGCTGCAGGCGCGCTTTTCGGTCACAGACTCAGGTGCGGGGATTGCGTTTGAGCACCTTAATCGACTCACAGAGCGCTTTTATCGGGTTGATAAGGCGCGCAGTCGCCATACGGGTGGCTCAGGGTTGGGCTTGGCCATAGTGAAGCATGCACTGGCCCACCATGACTCACGATTAGAGATCAGCAGCCAGTTAGGCAAAGGCAGCTGCTTTAGTTTTACCTTGCCTGAGCACAGAGTACTTGAAAAAAAGCTTAAAGCTGAGAGTTAG
- the phoB gene encoding phosphate regulon transcriptional regulator PhoB, which produces MTRNILVVEDEVAIRDMLCLMLEQKGFSPTAAADYQQAVNLLKEPYPELILLDWMLPGGSGIQFIKQLKQNELTRQIPVIMLTARAEEEDKIRGLDVGADDYITKPFSIKELTSRLNAVLRRVTPMAADELVEVQGLKLDPITHRVSAHEQALELGPTEFRLLHFFMTHPERVYSREQLLNNVWGTNVYVEDRTVDVHIRRLRKAISPGGHDQMIQTVRGAGYRFSTRL; this is translated from the coding sequence ATGACACGGAACATACTGGTGGTAGAAGATGAGGTCGCCATTCGCGACATGTTGTGTTTAATGCTCGAACAAAAAGGCTTTAGCCCCACGGCTGCGGCGGACTATCAGCAAGCAGTCAATCTGCTCAAAGAACCTTACCCCGAACTGATTTTACTGGATTGGATGCTGCCTGGTGGCAGCGGTATTCAGTTTATTAAGCAATTAAAGCAAAATGAGCTCACTCGCCAAATTCCGGTGATCATGCTCACCGCCCGTGCCGAAGAAGAAGACAAGATCAGAGGCTTAGATGTGGGCGCCGACGATTACATTACTAAACCTTTTTCCATCAAAGAGCTGACCTCGCGCTTAAATGCAGTGCTGCGTCGCGTCACCCCTATGGCGGCAGATGAGTTGGTAGAGGTGCAAGGCCTAAAGCTTGATCCTATTACCCACAGAGTCAGTGCCCATGAACAGGCGCTAGAACTGGGGCCCACTGAGTTTCGCTTATTACACTTTTTTATGACCCATCCCGAGCGCGTGTATAGCCGCGAGCAACTGCTGAATAATGTATGGGGCACCAATGTGTATGTGGAAGACAGAACCGTGGATGTGCACATTCGCCGTTTGCGCAAAGCGATATCGCCCGGAGGGCACGATCAAATGATCCAAACCGTGCGCGGTGCCGGTTACCGCTTTTCAACACGTCTTTAG
- a CDS encoding GNAT family N-acetyltransferase, whose product MIRAAKAIDEEAIQEVWLLASLQAHDFIPAAFWWQQQAAMRARYFPAAEIWVCERAQEVQGFVALIDDYLAALFVRPDCQQQGIGRALLDFAKQQRTQLSVTLYCENDIAVNFYLNQGFTVLKEGTDAASGQPELYLQYRQATDDRASISLCQHT is encoded by the coding sequence ATGATACGAGCCGCCAAGGCCATTGATGAGGAAGCCATTCAAGAAGTTTGGCTACTCGCCTCTTTGCAAGCCCATGATTTTATTCCCGCCGCCTTTTGGTGGCAGCAGCAAGCTGCCATGCGCGCCCGCTATTTTCCTGCTGCCGAGATCTGGGTGTGTGAGCGAGCACAAGAAGTACAGGGGTTTGTGGCCTTGATCGATGATTATTTGGCGGCGCTGTTTGTGCGTCCAGATTGTCAGCAACAAGGTATAGGGCGGGCGCTGCTCGACTTTGCTAAGCAACAACGCACTCAGCTGTCAGTAACGTTGTATTGTGAAAATGACATAGCGGTGAATTTTTATTTAAACCAAGGCTTTACCGTGCTCAAAGAAGGGACAGACGCGGCTAGCGGCCAGCCAGAGCTGTATTTGCAGTACCGGCAGGCCACCGATGACAGGGCATCCATTTCACTGTGCCAACATACTTAA
- the rdgC gene encoding recombination-associated protein RdgC, with product MWFKNLQIYRFTRPFDVSLEDLEKQLEALPFTPCGSQEQSKFGWVSPLGKHGQAMTHVAGEQILLCAKKEDKMLPGSVINDMVAEKAEAIEIEQGRALKKKEKDALKEEIIVDLLPRAFSRFQQTFAWINPKDGFIAVDASSAKRAEDLLALLRKTIGSLPVVPLAMTTPPELTLTEWLKEGAAPAGFALEDEVELRSALEHGGIIRAKQHDLLSEEIKVHLEADKLVTKLALNWAETISFILSDDMSIKRLKFSEELREQNDDVTNEDVAARFDADFALVTGELSNFIPDLIEALGGEENR from the coding sequence ATGTGGTTTAAGAACCTGCAGATTTATCGTTTTACCCGCCCGTTTGATGTGTCATTAGAAGATCTGGAAAAGCAGCTCGAAGCCCTGCCCTTTACGCCTTGTGGCAGCCAAGAACAGTCTAAATTTGGTTGGGTTTCGCCCTTAGGTAAACACGGCCAGGCCATGACTCACGTGGCTGGTGAGCAGATTTTGTTGTGTGCGAAAAAAGAAGACAAAATGCTCCCCGGCTCTGTGATCAATGACATGGTGGCAGAAAAAGCCGAAGCCATTGAGATTGAGCAAGGCCGCGCGCTGAAGAAAAAAGAAAAAGACGCGCTCAAAGAAGAGATCATCGTCGACCTGCTGCCCCGCGCCTTTAGCCGTTTTCAGCAAACCTTTGCCTGGATCAATCCTAAAGATGGCTTTATTGCCGTGGATGCCAGCTCTGCAAAGCGTGCTGAAGACTTATTGGCCTTATTACGCAAAACCATAGGCTCACTGCCAGTGGTGCCGCTGGCCATGACCACGCCGCCTGAGCTCACGCTCACTGAATGGCTCAAAGAAGGTGCTGCACCAGCAGGTTTTGCCTTAGAAGACGAAGTAGAGCTGCGCTCAGCGCTGGAACACGGCGGTATTATTCGCGCCAAGCAACACGACTTGCTTAGTGAAGAAATTAAAGTGCATCTAGAAGCGGATAAACTGGTCACCAAGTTGGCGCTAAACTGGGCCGAGACCATTAGCTTTATTCTCTCTGATGACATGAGCATAAAGCGCTTAAAGTTCTCTGAAGAGCTGCGCGAGCAAAACGACGACGTCACTAATGAAGACGTGGCCGCCCGTTTTGACGCGGACTTTGCCTTAGTGACCGGCGAGCTGTCCAATTTCATCCCCGATCTTATCGAAGCTTTAGGCGGCGAAGAGAATCGGTAA